A portion of the Corticium candelabrum chromosome 5, ooCorCand1.1, whole genome shotgun sequence genome contains these proteins:
- the LOC134179942 gene encoding uncharacterized protein LOC134179942 has product MALHTADCLNDFGPANNFWLFAYERENAVVGNAPTNGISIEGQLFRRYHVQYQLESSFIDPVDLPQLPSIPAYLYALYESWTDIVTNLDFGRWLPSRLQLAASTRITNAERKEDLMRVQLMLDADEDDDSMDSWPVSLCHPARKNFTLADNVQALLVKRFQQLYGDKLVCVARKIDLFARCMVNGCVFSSEMNRTNRTNAVLVYWTILDDQDQFVTKPYIGNVLFFLQALVYIRESGTDEIKLLRHTLARVEWIKPSSTSVDFDSGLLSLQRRNYSESHFPFITPRRLICKCTLIDISQKRLVVQIPVSS; this is encoded by the coding sequence ATGGCATTACACACGGCAGATTGTCTGAATGACTTTGGACCTGCAAACAatttttggttgtttgcttATGAACGTGAGAATGCTGTTGTTGGCAATGCTCCGACTAATGGAATATCAATTGAAGGGCAGTTATTTAGAAGATATCATGTGCAATATCAGCTGGAGAGCTCTTTCATCGATCCTGTGGATCTGCCACAGCTACCTTCAATCCCTGCTTATCTGTATGCTCTTTATGAAAGTTGGACTGATATAGTGACAAACTTGGATTTTGGCAGGTGGCTGCCTAGTAGATTACAATTAGCCGCATCTACTAGAATTACTAATGCTGAACGAAAAGAAGACCTTATGCGCGTGCAGCtaatgttagatgctgatgaagatgatgattcAATGGACTCTTGGCCAGTTAGTCTTTGTCACCCAGCTAGAAAAAATTTTACTTTGGCAGATAATGTACAGGCTTTACTTGTTAAACGCTTTCAACAACTTTATGGTGACAAGTTAGTCTGTGTTGCCAGGAAGATTGACTTGTTTGCACGATGTATGGTCAATGGATGTGTCTTTAGTTCAGAGATGAACAGAACAAATCGAACAAATGCCGTTCTAGTGTACTGGACAATCCTCGATGACCAAGATCAGTTTGTAACGAAGCCATACATtggcaatgttttgttttttcttcaaGCACTTGTTTATATTAGAGAATCTGGAACAGATGAGATCAAACTGTTACGCCATACCCTTGCCAGAGTGGAGTGGATCAAGCCAAGTTCAACTTCAGTTGATTTTGATTCAGGCTTGCTTTCCCTGCAAAGGAGAAACTACAGTGAAAGTCACTTTCCTTTTATTACTCCACGACGGCTAATATGCAAATGTActctaattgatattagtcaAAAACGTTTGGTTGTGCAAATTCCTGTTAGTTCataa
- the LOC134179941 gene encoding uncharacterized protein LOC134179941, with translation MAAVDPMHCFFLGLVSHEISLILGTSNDSFSMLSANQVILKQRIKALNQQLPLDIGRLPGKVVDGDHRAKMTAGQWKHFIVIYARACFIKLVLPTVYTSLRLLAEVVELLIDDSPTQEIIDLIDVKIQRHDEAYCKAYGKWNVTVNYHMALHTADCLNDFGPANNFWLFAYERENAVVGNAPTNGISIEGQLFRRYHVQYQLESSFIDPVDLPQLPSIPAYLYALYESWTDIVTNLDFGRWLPSRLQLAASTRITNAEGEDLMRVQLMLDADEDDDSMDSWPVSLCHPARKILLWQIMYRLCLSNTFSKFMVTS, from the coding sequence ATGGCAGCTGTCGATCCGATGCATTGCTTCTTTTTGGGATTGGTATCTCATGAAATATCGCTTATCCTGGGAACTAGTAATGATTCATTTTCTATGCTATCTGCAAATCAAGTCATATTGAAACAACGAATAAAAGCTTTAAACCAGCAGCTGCCGTTGGACATTGGTAGGCTTCCTGGCAAGGTTGTTGACGGTGATCATCGTGCTAAAATGACAGCAGGTCAATGGAAACATTTCATTGTTATATATGCCAGAGCATGCTTCATAAAACTTGTTCTACCTACTGTTTACACAAGTCTTCGACTGCTAGCAGAAGTAGTCGAGCTTTTAATAGATGATTCACCTACACAAGAAATCATTGATCTGATAGATGTTAAAATACAACGTCATGATGAGGCCTATTGTAAGGCCTATGGGAAATGGAATGTCACTGTTAACTATCACATGGCATTACACACGGCAGATTGTCTGAATGACTTTGGACCTGCAAACAatttttggttgtttgcttATGAACGTGAGAATGCTGTTGTTGGCAATGCTCCGACTAATGGAATATCAATTGAAGGGCAGTTATTTAGAAGATATCATGTGCAATATCAGCTGGAGAGCTCTTTCATCGATCCTGTGGATCTGCCACAGCTACCTTCAATCCCTGCTTATCTGTATGCTCTTTATGAAAGTTGGACTGATATAGTGACGAACTTGGATTTTGGCAGGTGGCTGCCTAGTAGATTACAATTAGCCGCATCTACTAGAATTACTAATGCTGAAGGAGAAGACCTTATGCGCGTGCAGCTAATGTTAGATGccgatgaagatgatgattcAATGGACTCTTGGCCAGTTAGTCTTTGTCACCCAGCTAGAAAAATTTTACTTTGGCAGATAATGTACAGGCTTTGCTTGTCAAACACTTTCAGCAAGTTTATGGTGACAAGTTAG
- the LOC134180316 gene encoding uncharacterized protein LOC134180316 isoform X1 yields the protein MRELAGVKRRVQDKVCPDWRQKAVEEGFLISDSGEESSDAGANCNELADKDNQMSEYEAEYDDSDVIPATPEHSANYEHKSDVPVAVTSPKHRQDDEVDDMFEDLLPLAASFDAFPSTQNQGLTELTTEHVRSKKRKTLSLKESSCRGRDQRIKVLQELTCNDFVEDTCTENYSHLEEPSQSILQRRVILETHDNDTYEY from the exons ATGAGAGAGTTGGCAGGAGTAAAGAGGCGAGTTCAAGACAAGGTGTGCCCGGACTGGAGACAGAAAGCAGTTGAAGAAGGCTTCTTAATTAGTG ATTCAGGAGAAGAGTCGAGTGATGCAGGGGCCAACTGCAA TGAATTAGCTGACAAAGACAATCAAATGTCAG AGTATGAAGCAGAATATGACGATTCTGATGTAATTCCTGCAACACCAGAACATAGTGCAA ATTATGAGCATAAATCAGATGTACCGGTAGCTGTGACATCTCCAAAACATAGACAAG ATGATGAGGTCGATGATATGTTCGAAGATCTATTGCCTCTTGCAGCCAGCTTTGACGCTTTTCCATCTACACAGAATCAAG GTTTGACAGAATTGACGACTGAACATGTAAGGAGCAAAAAAAGGAAAACCTTGTCATTGAAAGAATCCAGCTGCAGGGGAAGAGACCAGCGCATAAAGGTTCTGCAAGAATTGACAtgtaatgactttgttgaggACACATGCACAGAAAATTACTCTCACTTAGAAGAGCCAAGCCAAAGCATTTTGCAGAGGAGAGTAATATTAGAGACACATGATAATGACACTTACGAGTATTAG
- the LOC134180316 gene encoding uncharacterized protein LOC134180316 isoform X2: MRELAGVKRRVQDKVCPDWRQKAVEEGFLISDSGEESSDAGANCNELADKDNQMSEYEAEYDDSDVIPATPEHSANDEVDDMFEDLLPLAASFDAFPSTQNQGLTELTTEHVRSKKRKTLSLKESSCRGRDQRIKVLQELTCNDFVEDTCTENYSHLEEPSQSILQRRVILETHDNDTYEY, translated from the exons ATGAGAGAGTTGGCAGGAGTAAAGAGGCGAGTTCAAGACAAGGTGTGCCCGGACTGGAGACAGAAAGCAGTTGAAGAAGGCTTCTTAATTAGTG ATTCAGGAGAAGAGTCGAGTGATGCAGGGGCCAACTGCAA TGAATTAGCTGACAAAGACAATCAAATGTCAG AGTATGAAGCAGAATATGACGATTCTGATGTAATTCCTGCAACACCAGAACATAGTGCAA ATGATGAGGTCGATGATATGTTCGAAGATCTATTGCCTCTTGCAGCCAGCTTTGACGCTTTTCCATCTACACAGAATCAAG GTTTGACAGAATTGACGACTGAACATGTAAGGAGCAAAAAAAGGAAAACCTTGTCATTGAAAGAATCCAGCTGCAGGGGAAGAGACCAGCGCATAAAGGTTCTGCAAGAATTGACAtgtaatgactttgttgaggACACATGCACAGAAAATTACTCTCACTTAGAAGAGCCAAGCCAAAGCATTTTGCAGAGGAGAGTAATATTAGAGACACATGATAATGACACTTACGAGTATTAG
- the LOC134180034 gene encoding D-glutamate cyclase, mitochondrial-like: protein MAEQILLPREARTLFRRCELVGKLTSGLCRGKMQATIAVFDSEHADSFGEFCKRNSAPCSLLYVSKLGEVTAPPLAEDSDVRTDLSRYRVWRRDKEVKEINSLVEYPWQNKVTFYIGCSFAFEKALQDVGVPLRNVEQQCNVSMYRTNISCKPVGPFHTNMVVCMRPVPQNLLKETFEATQDFVGAHGAPIHIGDPEVIGIGNLHTPDWGGTLKFHEGEVPVFWACGVTVLEAIASSGVDLAFTHALGSMFICDVSVDYCGMSVSSSPVAIVNVSSPAQEFSASVVSMPIARKIRDLQNCLFSTTCIDDELLVAACCLSHSNLVVVVLHCCLNGDELKGFGVFLRALVCLPGKTKVYIDETKSDMHADLEQLLQYCGVDDEVTLVTDLETLSTIQFDSLIVVGNPTRQLLECWKPVILAKCHIIAIGPSYLTGLRSVRISGNCVVALVVLALSICLLQSCPIHVRYLARGICEEPVKGRAVTDQIISEMQGPQCFESLLAMAVEVVV from the exons ATGGCCGAACAGATTTTGTTACCGCGTGAGGCGAGAACTCTTTTTCGACGTTGCGAGTTGGTGGGGAAGCTAACTTCCGGACTCTGTAGGGGGAAAATGCAGGCAACTATCGCAGTCTTCGACAGTGAACATGCTGACTCTTTCGGCGAATTTTGCAAGCGAAACAGCGCTCCTTGCTCACTTCTTTATGTAAGTAAACTTGGAGAAGTGACAGCTCCTCCACTGGCTGAGGACAGCGATGTTCG TACTGACTTATCACGTTATCGCGTATGGCGCAGGGACAAGGAAGTGAAAGAAATCAACTCACTTGTTGAATATCCCTGGCAGAACAAGGTTACATTCTACATCGGCTGCAGCTTTGCATTTGAGAAAGCTCTTCAAGATGTTGGAGTGCCTTTACGGAATGTTGAACAGCAGTGCAATGTGTCAATGTACAGAACCAATATTTCATGCAAGCCTGTTGGGCCTTTCCACACAAACATGGTTGTTTGTATGCGTCCGGTTCCTCagaacttgttgaaagaaacaTTTGAAGCAACACAAGACTTTGTTGGAGCTCATGGAGCGCCAATACACATTGGTGATCCAGAAGTCATTGGCATTGGAAACTTGCATACTCCTGACTGGGGAGGCACACTCAAATTTCATGAAGGCGAAGTTCCTGTTTTTTGGGCATGTGGAGTGACTGTCTTGGAAGCAATAGCCTCATCAG GAGTTGATTTGGCATTTACTCATGCACTTGGGAGTATGTTTATATGTGATGTCTCTGTTGACTATTGTGGGATGTCTGTTTCTTCTAGTCCTGTTGCAATTGTTAATGTATCGTCTCCAGCTCAAGAATTTTCTGCTAGTGTCGTATCAATGCCAATAGCTAGGAAAATTAGAGACCTACAAAATTGTCTTTTCAGTACAACCTGTATTGATGATGAATTGCTTGTGGCAGCATGTTGTCTATCACATTCTAACCTGGTTGTGGTTGTGCTGCATTGCTGTCTGAATGGAGACGAGTTGAAAGGCTTTGGCGTTTTTCTGCGtgctcttgtttgtttgcctgggAAAACAAAGGTTTACATAGATGAAACGAAGTctgacatgcatgcagatttGGAGCAATTGTTACAGTATTGCGGTGTAGATGATGAGGTTACGTTGGTGACAGATCTGGAGACTTTATCTACAATTCAGTTTGACAGCTTGATAGTTGTTGGAAACCCTACTCGTCAACTATTGGAATGTTGGAAACCTGTCATCTTAGCAAAATGCCACATTATTGCAATTGGACCTAGTTATCTTACTGGTTTAAGATCTGTTCGCATTAGTGgaaattgtgttgttgcactGGTGGTGTTGGCTTTGAGCATTTGCTTGTTGCAGTCATGTCCTATCCATGTCAGGTATCTTGCCAGAGGCATCTGTGAGGAGCCTGTGAAAGGCAGAGCAGTTACAGATCAAATCATATCTGAAATGCAG GGACCTCAATGCTTTGAGTCTTTACTAGCAATGGCAGTAGAAGTGGTAGTATGA